The DNA sequence ATCGTCGCTCTAGTCGGTGCATTGGTTGTATACGGTGTTCTAAGTAAAGTGACAGGCCTACGTTTAAGTGAAGAAGACGAGTTCAACGGTGCGGATCTTTCAATCCATAAGATCTCTTCGATTAACGAAGACTAACGTCATCAATCTTGATGAGTGTTAAGCCCATGCTAGACACAAATTAAATTATAACTAAGCGGCTTCGGCCGCTTTTTTGCGTTTATGGGAAATAGAAAGCAATACGAGTCAGTCAGAAAGGAGATTGAGAAAGAACGAAGGAGAACAAGCGAGTTATGTCACAAATAATCAATGAATTCAGTTGGCTAAGACTATGGTCTAATCCCTAAAACTATTGTTGGAATTTGAACAGTGCTAAGCTGTTACAAAGTGACATATTGAAAAGGACGTTATATGCATTTCCCATATCGAAATATCGTAATTCTTACTGGCGCCGGCATCTCTGCGGAATCAGGAATACAAACATTCCGAGCACAAGACGGATTATGGGAAAACCATAAAATCGAAGACGTTGCGACACCTGAAGGGTTCGAGAAAGATCCGGATTTGGTACAAGCGTTCTATAACAAGCGTCGTCACGGCCTGCAAAGCGAAAGCATCCAACCAAATTCGGCCCATAAGGCGCTAGGTGAGCTCGAAGAGAAGCTAGATGGCAAAGTAACGATCATCACTCAAAACATCGACAACCTGCACGAGAGAGGCGGTAGCAACAATATTATTCACATGCATGGTGAACTTCTTAAGGCACGTTGCAGCGAATCAAACCAAGTTCTAGAGCACAAAGACGATATCCATACCGGTGAATTGTGCCATTGT is a window from the Vibrio splendidus genome containing:
- the cobB gene encoding Sir2 family NAD+-dependent deacetylase, producing the protein MHFPYRNIVILTGAGISAESGIQTFRAQDGLWENHKIEDVATPEGFEKDPDLVQAFYNKRRHGLQSESIQPNSAHKALGELEEKLDGKVTIITQNIDNLHERGGSNNIIHMHGELLKARCSESNQVLEHKDDIHTGELCHCCQIPAQMRPHIVWFGEMPLRMGDIYSALEEADLFISIGTSGVVYPAAGFVHDARMHGAHTIEINLEPSAVESEFKEKRYGKASIEVPKLVGELLCSEKGSLTA